Proteins from one Ipomoea triloba cultivar NCNSP0323 chromosome 1, ASM357664v1 genomic window:
- the LOC116033866 gene encoding probable nucleoredoxin 2 isoform X1, translating to MFSMRRRPEEDGAAVDGKVAVVEDSEMVAPPAASKHESLLAKKYPYNNFLLSPTGTKVKVCDLQNKVIGIYFSANWHPPCRKFTQVLSDVYAQLKNRNAGFEVVFVSSDEDVHAFDAYRACMPWPAIPFSDLETRKELNRSFGIEGIPALIIIQPNNNRENDEDAVVYNGVEVIYRHGMEAFPFTKERLEELHKEERKKHEKQTLKDLITHRHRDFVLGHSILQEQVPVDSLSGKTVGLYFSAKWCHPEQKFTPKLISVYQKIKQETGNNGGGFEVVFVSSDRDQKTFDAYFGTMPWLALPFDDPKNKELTKYFDITGIPSLVILGPDGKTVTKLGRNLINLYEEKAYPFTRGRVELLEKKMDEEAKSLPKSEFHVGHRHELSLVSEGTGGGAFICCDCDEQGYGWAYLCLRCGYEVHPKCVKTIMESNKT from the exons ATGTTTAGTATGAGGCGGCGGCCGGAGGAGGACGGGGCGGCAGTTGACGGCAAAGTGGCGGTGGTTGAGGACTCTGAAATGGTGGCTCCTCCCGCCGCCTCTAAACATGAGTCTCTTCTTGCTAAAAAGTATCCTTATAATAACTTTCTCCTCTCCCCTACTGGAACTAAG GTTAAAGTTTGTGACCTTCAAAACAAAGTTATAGGCATTTATTTTTCAGCTAACTGGCACCCACCATGTAGAAAGTTCACGCAAGTGTTATCGGATGTGTACGCTCAACTTAAGAACAGAAATGCTGGGTTTGAGGTGGTGTTCGTGTCGTCCGATGAAGATGTTCATGCCTTTGACGCATACCGAGCGTGCATGCCGTGGCCTGCGATTCCGTTTTCTGATCTGGAGACGAGGAAAGAGCTAAACCGGAGCTTCGGGATTGAAGGTATTCCCGCCCTGATTATAATACAACCTAATAATAACCGTGAAAATGATGAGGATGCAGTTGTGTATAACGGAGTTGAGGTGATATACCGCCATGGAATGGAAGCTTTTCCGTTCACCAAAGAGAGGTTGGAGGAGTTGCACAAGGAAGAGAGGAAGAAGCATGAAAAGCAGACGTTGAAAGATTTGATAACACATCGTCACAGAGATTTTGTTTTGGGCCACTCCATACTGCAAGAACAA GTGCCTGTTGATTCATTAAGTGGGAAAACGGTGGGGCTGTATTTCTCAGCAAAGTGGTGCCACCCGGAACAGAAATTCACGCCAAAGCTAATATCAGTGTACCAAAAGATTAAGCAGGAGACCGGAAACAATGGCGGCGGTTTTGAGGTGGTGTTCGTGTCGAGCGACCGTGACCAGAAAACCTTCGACGCCTACTTCGGGACAATGCCATGGCTAGCACTTCCATTTGATGACCCGAAAAACAAGGAATTAACCAAGTACTTCGACATTACAGGGATTCCCAGCCTGGTAATTCTGGGACCGGACGGCAAAACCGTGACAAAGCTAGGGAGGAATCTGATAAACTTGTATGAAGAAAAGGCGTATCCGTTTACGCGAGGCAGGGTGGAGTTGCTGGAGAAGAAGATGGATGAAGAAGCGAAAAGTCTGCCGAAATCTGAGTTCCACGTGGGGCACCGCCACGAGCTGAGTTTGGTGTCGGAAGGGACCGGCGGCGGAGCTTTCATCTGTTGTGACTGTGATGAACAGGGATACGGCTGGGCTTACCTGTGCCTCCGGTGTGGCTATGAAGTGCACCCTAAATGTGTGAAAACTATCATGGAATCAAATAAGACTTAA
- the LOC116033866 gene encoding probable nucleoredoxin 2 isoform X2 — translation MQVKVCDLQNKVIGIYFSANWHPPCRKFTQVLSDVYAQLKNRNAGFEVVFVSSDEDVHAFDAYRACMPWPAIPFSDLETRKELNRSFGIEGIPALIIIQPNNNRENDEDAVVYNGVEVIYRHGMEAFPFTKERLEELHKEERKKHEKQTLKDLITHRHRDFVLGHSILQEQVPVDSLSGKTVGLYFSAKWCHPEQKFTPKLISVYQKIKQETGNNGGGFEVVFVSSDRDQKTFDAYFGTMPWLALPFDDPKNKELTKYFDITGIPSLVILGPDGKTVTKLGRNLINLYEEKAYPFTRGRVELLEKKMDEEAKSLPKSEFHVGHRHELSLVSEGTGGGAFICCDCDEQGYGWAYLCLRCGYEVHPKCVKTIMESNKT, via the exons ATGCAGGTTAAAGTTTGTGACCTTCAAAACAAAGTTATAGGCATTTATTTTTCAGCTAACTGGCACCCACCATGTAGAAAGTTCACGCAAGTGTTATCGGATGTGTACGCTCAACTTAAGAACAGAAATGCTGGGTTTGAGGTGGTGTTCGTGTCGTCCGATGAAGATGTTCATGCCTTTGACGCATACCGAGCGTGCATGCCGTGGCCTGCGATTCCGTTTTCTGATCTGGAGACGAGGAAAGAGCTAAACCGGAGCTTCGGGATTGAAGGTATTCCCGCCCTGATTATAATACAACCTAATAATAACCGTGAAAATGATGAGGATGCAGTTGTGTATAACGGAGTTGAGGTGATATACCGCCATGGAATGGAAGCTTTTCCGTTCACCAAAGAGAGGTTGGAGGAGTTGCACAAGGAAGAGAGGAAGAAGCATGAAAAGCAGACGTTGAAAGATTTGATAACACATCGTCACAGAGATTTTGTTTTGGGCCACTCCATACTGCAAGAACAA GTGCCTGTTGATTCATTAAGTGGGAAAACGGTGGGGCTGTATTTCTCAGCAAAGTGGTGCCACCCGGAACAGAAATTCACGCCAAAGCTAATATCAGTGTACCAAAAGATTAAGCAGGAGACCGGAAACAATGGCGGCGGTTTTGAGGTGGTGTTCGTGTCGAGCGACCGTGACCAGAAAACCTTCGACGCCTACTTCGGGACAATGCCATGGCTAGCACTTCCATTTGATGACCCGAAAAACAAGGAATTAACCAAGTACTTCGACATTACAGGGATTCCCAGCCTGGTAATTCTGGGACCGGACGGCAAAACCGTGACAAAGCTAGGGAGGAATCTGATAAACTTGTATGAAGAAAAGGCGTATCCGTTTACGCGAGGCAGGGTGGAGTTGCTGGAGAAGAAGATGGATGAAGAAGCGAAAAGTCTGCCGAAATCTGAGTTCCACGTGGGGCACCGCCACGAGCTGAGTTTGGTGTCGGAAGGGACCGGCGGCGGAGCTTTCATCTGTTGTGACTGTGATGAACAGGGATACGGCTGGGCTTACCTGTGCCTCCGGTGTGGCTATGAAGTGCACCCTAAATGTGTGAAAACTATCATGGAATCAAATAAGACTTAA
- the LOC116028709 gene encoding poly [ADP-ribose] polymerase 2 — MATKFKVDELRAELAKRGLDTTGTKPTLVRRLEEAIQEVSNRQSTSSNGNNRKRQRDGSENEDTEKNKVKVTEELRSMTVKQLREEASRRGISTSGSKKELVERLSSFSDDGSDNGKLPDVVEVEEAKEEKLVTLTKKGASVLDQWLPDDIKANYHLLQCGDEIYDAMLNQTNVGQNNNKFYVIQALEFDGGGKFLVYNRWGRVGAKGGTQVFGPYTSQHDAIREFESKFHGKTKNHWSNRKDFVCYPGKYTWLEMDYSQNGEDSSVSGEPNSLMKNQPRETKLEGRIAKFISLICNVSMMKQQMMEIGYNADKLPLGKLSKSTISKGYDVLKRIADVINQSDRKILENLSSEFYTVIPHDFGYKKMREFTIDTPQKLKRKLEMVESLGLIELATKLLEDPTELQDDPLYYHYQQLHCQMTPVDVGTKEYLMVEKYMKNTHAKTHSSYNVDIVHIFRVARDGEEERFQKFSNTRNRMLLWHGSRLSNWIGILSQGLRIAPPEAPVTGYMFGKGVYFADMFSKSANYCYASPTAGDGVLLLCEVALGEMNELLTANYNADKLPKGKLSTKGVGATAPDFSKACTLEDGVVVPCGTPKEQPGIKGSLLYNEYIVYNVEQIRTRYVVQVKFNFGRHQS, encoded by the exons ATGGCGACCAAATTCAAAGTCGACGAGCTTCGTGCAGAGCTGGCTAAACGCGGCCTTGACACAACCGGCACCAAACCCACACTG GTGCGAAGGCTGGAAGAAGCTATCCAGGAAGTGAGCAACCGTCAGTCCACTAGTTCAAACGGCAATAATCGGAAAAGGCAGAGGGATGGTTCGGAGAATGAAGACACTGAGAAGAATAAAGTCAAGGTGACAGAGGAACTGAGGAGCATGACTGTTAAGCAACTGAGGGAAGAAGCAAGCCGTCGTGGGATTTCAACTAGCGGGTCGAAGAAAGAGCTAGTTGAGAggctttcttctttctctgatGATGGTTCAGATAACGGTAAATTACCCGACGTTGTTGAAG TTGAAGAAGCTAAGGAAGAGAAATTGGTCACATTAACAAAGAAAGGTGCATCTGTTTTAGATCAATGGCTTCCTGATGACATCAAGGCAAATTACCATCTTCTGCAGTGT GGGGATGAAATTTATGATGCAATGCTGAACCAGACAAATGTTGGACAGAACAATAACAAGTTCTATGTTATTCAAGCTTTAG AATTTGATGGTGGTGGGAAATTCCTAGTCTACAACAGATGGGGCAGAGTTGGTGCCAAGGGTGGAACACAGGTCTTTGGCCCCTATACATCTCAACATGATGCAATTCGTGAATTTGAGAGCAAGTTCCATGGCAAAACTAAGAATCATTGGTCCAACCGTAAGGACTTTGTTTGCTACCCAGGGAAATATACTTGGTTGGAAATGGACTACAGTCAAAATGGAGAAGATTCATCA GTTTCAGGAGAGCCAAACTCTTTAATGAAAAATCAACCCCGTGAAACAAAACTGGAAGGACGAATTGCCAAGTTCATTTCTCTTATTTGCAATGTTAGCATGATGAAGCAACAAATGATGGAAATAG GATATAATGCTGACAAGTTGCCCCTAGGCAAGCTGAGCAAATCAACAATTTCAAAG GGCTATGACGTCTTGAAGAGGATTGCTGATGTGATTAACCAATCAGATAGAAAAATTCTTGAAAATTTAAGCAG TGAATTCTACACTGTCATTCCTCATGACTTTGGCTACAAAAAAATGC GTGAGTTTACCATTGATACCCCTCAGAAGTTGAAACGCAAATTGGAAATg GTTGAATCTCTTGGGTTAATTGAGCTTGCCACTAAGTTGCTGGAGGACCCAACTGAGTTACAG GATGATCCCTTGTATTATCATTATCAGCAGCTACATTGTCAAATGACTCCAGTTGATGTTGGCACTAAAGAGTATCTAATG GTTGAGAAATATATGAAGAATACACATGCGAAGACACATTCAAGTTATAATGTGGATATTGTTCATATATTCAGGGTGGCAAGAGATGGTGAAGAAGAACGATTTCAGAAG TTCTCCAACACAAGAAACAGGATGCTTTTGTGGCATGGTTCTCGACTATCCAACTGGATTGGTATTCTGTCCCAAG GTTTACGTATTGCTCCTCCAGAAGCCCCTGTAACTGGTTACATGTTTGGGAAAGGAGTTTATTTTGCTGATATGTTCTCTAAGAGTGCAAATTATTGCTATGCAAGCCCTACTGCTGGGGATGGTGTGTTACTTTTATGTGAG GTTGCTCTTGGAGAAATGAATGAACTGCTTACAGCAAACTATAATGCTGACAAATTACCAAAGGGGAAGCTAAG TACCAAAGGAGTTGGTGCCACTGCTCCAGATTTTTCAAAGGCTTGTACACTCGAAGATGGCGTTGTTGTTCCCTGTGGAACCCCCAAAGAGCAGCCAGGCATAAAG GGTAGCTTGTTGTACAATGAGTATATAGTTTACAATGTGGAACAAATTAGGACACGCTATGTTGTACAGGTGAAGTTTAACTTTGGGAGACACCAGAGCTGA